The following coding sequences are from one Phenylobacterium glaciei window:
- a CDS encoding beta strand repeat-containing protein, with product MANYFFDTITAAQQAAFTDADTLVFANGATATAVSVAYVPAVGASPARIDVTYAGRTISLNPDGTHVNGDNFLSIFGDNSKLLIGGGSASATSVAGGTAGDAMFGAGGADTLDAAGGANYVQGNQGSDLISAGTGADTLLGGQGDDSIVASDGANYAHGNLGNDSITSGTGADTLLGGQGDDTFAAGSGANLLFGDLGNDSIGAGTGADTVVGGDGNDTIDAGAGANSIDGGVGNDSLTGGTGNDTISGFDGNDTISTGDGTTNTVNGNLGDDSILGGVNGDTLLGGQGGDTISTGAGTNYAHGNLGDDSILGGADSDTILGGQGVDTIDGAGGNDLIFGDLGNDSIVSGAGDDNAQGGAGDDTISNVGGGNDLTDLGAGNDSFLGGANNDTVTSGDGDDAVNAGNGTNSVTGGLGNDNLVGGTESDTIDGGDGNDLIGLGAGTNVGVGGLGNDSVLGGADYDTLSGNDGNDTLSTGAGTNYADGGLGDDTLLGGANTDTLLGSDGNDTLDGGAGSNILDGGIGNDSIVGGANGDTIAGGDGNDLIVGGDGAGNIAGGLGNDSITTSGTGANTLSGDDGNDTIASASSGGGILNGGLGADSLTGGTGNETVTGGAGADTLVGGGGTDRFVFAAGDSTSATPDLITDFNTSGADSFALGVTGTAGNFLVGSSAASYAQALADATSLIGGGSRDIVVIQVTSGADTGTYVFADSSANNTVTNAIKLTGLVTLANTDFVA from the coding sequence ATGGCTAACTATTTCTTCGATACGATCACGGCGGCGCAGCAGGCGGCATTCACCGACGCTGACACCCTCGTGTTCGCCAACGGCGCAACGGCGACTGCCGTTTCCGTCGCCTACGTTCCGGCGGTGGGCGCGAGCCCGGCCCGGATCGACGTGACCTACGCCGGCCGCACGATCTCGCTGAATCCGGACGGCACCCACGTCAACGGTGACAACTTCCTCAGCATCTTCGGCGACAACTCCAAGCTGCTCATCGGCGGCGGCAGCGCCTCGGCCACCTCGGTGGCCGGCGGTACGGCCGGCGACGCGATGTTCGGCGCCGGTGGCGCTGACACGCTCGACGCTGCCGGGGGCGCCAACTACGTCCAGGGCAACCAGGGTTCCGACCTGATCTCGGCCGGCACGGGCGCCGACACCCTGCTGGGCGGCCAAGGCGACGACAGCATTGTCGCCAGCGACGGCGCCAACTACGCGCACGGCAACCTGGGCAACGACAGCATCACGTCGGGCACGGGCGCTGACACCCTCCTCGGCGGCCAAGGCGACGACACCTTCGCCGCGGGCTCGGGCGCCAACCTTCTGTTCGGTGACCTCGGCAACGACTCCATCGGGGCCGGCACCGGCGCTGACACGGTTGTCGGCGGCGACGGCAACGACACCATCGACGCCGGCGCGGGCGCCAACTCGATCGACGGCGGCGTGGGCAACGACAGCCTGACCGGCGGCACGGGCAACGACACCATCTCCGGCTTCGATGGCAACGACACCATCTCCACCGGCGACGGCACCACCAACACCGTGAACGGCAACCTCGGCGATGACTCCATCCTCGGCGGCGTCAACGGCGACACCCTGCTGGGCGGTCAAGGCGGCGACACCATCTCCACCGGCGCGGGCACCAACTACGCCCACGGCAACCTCGGCGATGACTCGATCCTCGGCGGCGCCGACAGCGACACCATCCTCGGTGGCCAAGGCGTCGACACCATCGACGGCGCCGGCGGCAACGACCTGATCTTCGGCGACCTCGGCAACGACTCCATCGTTTCCGGCGCTGGCGACGACAACGCTCAAGGCGGCGCTGGCGACGACACGATCAGCAACGTGGGTGGCGGTAACGACCTCACCGATCTGGGCGCCGGCAACGACTCCTTCCTCGGCGGCGCCAACAACGACACGGTCACGTCCGGCGACGGCGATGACGCGGTCAACGCTGGCAACGGCACCAACTCGGTCACCGGTGGTCTGGGTAACGACAACCTGGTCGGCGGGACGGAAAGCGACACCATCGACGGTGGTGACGGCAACGACCTGATCGGCCTGGGCGCCGGCACCAACGTCGGCGTGGGCGGTCTCGGCAACGACTCCGTGCTCGGCGGCGCTGACTACGACACCCTCTCCGGCAACGACGGTAACGACACCCTCTCCACGGGCGCCGGCACCAACTACGCCGACGGCGGTCTCGGTGACGACACCCTCCTGGGCGGCGCCAACACCGACACCCTGCTGGGTTCGGACGGTAACGACACCCTCGACGGTGGCGCGGGTTCCAACATCCTTGATGGTGGTATCGGCAATGACTCGATCGTCGGTGGCGCGAACGGTGACACCATCGCCGGTGGCGACGGTAACGACCTTATCGTCGGTGGTGACGGTGCGGGTAACATCGCGGGTGGTCTCGGCAACGACTCCATCACGACGTCCGGCACGGGCGCCAACACGCTCTCGGGTGACGATGGCAACGACACCATCGCCAGCGCCAGCAGCGGTGGCGGCATCCTGAATGGCGGCCTCGGCGCCGACTCCCTCACGGGCGGCACCGGCAACGAAACCGTCACCGGTGGCGCGGGCGCTGACACCCTCGTCGGCGGCGGCGGTACGGATCGCTTCGTCTTCGCGGCGGGTGACTCGACTTCGGCGACGCCGGATCTGATCACCGACTTCAACACCTCGGGCGCTGACAGCTTCGCTCTCGGTGTTACGGGTACGGCCGGGAACTTCCTGGTCGGGTCCTCGGCGGCCAGCTACGCGCAAGCCCTGGCCGATGCGACCTCGCTGATCGGCGGCGGTTCGCGCGACATCGTGGTGATCCAAGTGACCTCCGGCGCTGACACGGGCACCTACGTGTTCGCTGACAGCTCGGCGAACAACACTGTGACCAACGCGATCAAGCTCACGGGCCTGGTCACGCTGGCCAACACGGACTTCGTCGCCTAA
- a CDS encoding NAD-dependent epimerase/dehydratase family protein, whose product MARVLLTGATSFTGVWIARALADAGHEVIAPLKRVESDYEGLRRDRMDRLKSVARVAFDAPFGSPAFLDLLKTARPDVFAHHAADIPGYRNADYDVAAGVTRNLTGAGVVFEAAATAGVHGVIATGTGFEDAAEGGLAVSPYGLSKKLTNDGFRHLALWRGLAFGRFMINGPFGPLEEGRLVWSLFQAWFAGKAGVVRTPAYVRDNIPVLLLGRAYAGLVAEMLADPKLDRVCRPAGYVSTQGEFAQRVAREASARLGRDCPLDCLEQTAFPEPRVVANDEPTLDTPWNEAGFWDAYVDYYREVERRGLLGGAA is encoded by the coding sequence ATGGCCAGGGTCCTGCTGACCGGCGCGACCTCCTTCACCGGTGTCTGGATCGCCCGGGCTCTGGCCGACGCCGGGCACGAGGTGATCGCGCCGCTGAAGCGCGTCGAGTCCGACTATGAGGGCCTGCGCCGCGACCGCATGGACCGGCTGAAGTCCGTGGCGCGGGTGGCCTTCGACGCTCCCTTCGGATCCCCGGCCTTCCTGGACCTGCTGAAGACCGCCCGCCCGGACGTCTTCGCCCACCACGCCGCCGATATCCCCGGCTATCGCAACGCCGACTACGACGTAGCCGCCGGCGTGACCCGCAATCTGACCGGGGCCGGGGTAGTGTTCGAAGCCGCCGCGACCGCTGGCGTGCACGGCGTGATCGCCACCGGCACGGGGTTCGAAGACGCGGCGGAGGGTGGCCTGGCGGTCTCGCCCTATGGCCTGTCGAAGAAGCTCACCAATGACGGCTTCCGGCACCTGGCGCTGTGGCGGGGTCTGGCCTTCGGGCGGTTCATGATCAACGGTCCGTTCGGACCTCTGGAGGAGGGGCGGCTGGTCTGGTCGCTGTTCCAGGCCTGGTTCGCGGGCAAGGCCGGCGTGGTGCGGACCCCAGCCTATGTGCGCGACAACATCCCCGTGCTGCTGCTGGGCCGCGCCTATGCCGGGCTGGTGGCCGAGATGCTGGCTGATCCCAAGCTGGACAGGGTCTGTCGTCCGGCGGGCTATGTCAGCACGCAGGGCGAGTTCGCCCAGAGGGTGGCGCGGGAGGCCTCGGCCCGCCTGGGGCGCGACTGCCCGCTGGACTGTCTGGAACAGACGGCCTTCCCAGAGCCGCGGGTGGTGGCCAATGACGAGCCGACCCTCGACACCCCATGGAACGAGGCCGGCTTCTGGGACGCCTATGTCGACTACTACCGCGAGGTGGAGCGGCGCGGCCTACTGGGCGGGGCCGCCTAA
- a CDS encoding dTDP-4-dehydrorhamnose 3,5-epimerase family protein, protein MRFVGTAIDGVTVVELDPSTDERGSFARLHCPDEFAAAGHPFVPAQTSLSRNTAARTLRGMHYEASPRAEVKLVRVTRGAIFDVAVDLRPSSPTYLQWTGAELSAENGRALLIGAGMAHGFITLEPDTDVLYQIDQMFEAGHGRGVRWNDPAFGIVWPAQPTVISERDATYPDHGA, encoded by the coding sequence ATGCGGTTCGTGGGCACGGCCATCGACGGCGTAACGGTCGTCGAGCTCGATCCGTCTACTGACGAGCGCGGGTCTTTCGCCCGGCTGCACTGCCCCGACGAGTTCGCCGCGGCCGGCCATCCCTTCGTTCCGGCCCAGACCAGCCTGTCGCGCAACACTGCGGCTCGCACTCTGCGCGGCATGCACTACGAGGCGTCGCCACGGGCCGAGGTTAAGCTCGTGCGGGTGACGCGCGGCGCGATCTTCGATGTGGCTGTCGACCTGCGGCCCAGCAGCCCGACCTATCTGCAATGGACGGGGGCGGAGCTCTCGGCCGAGAACGGCCGGGCCCTGCTGATCGGGGCCGGCATGGCCCACGGCTTCATCACGCTCGAGCCTGACACCGACGTCCTCTACCAGATCGACCAGATGTTCGAGGCCGGTCATGGCCGGGGCGTACGCTGGAACGACCCGGCCTTCGGCATCGTCTGGCCCGCGCAGCCCACCGTGATCTCCGAGCGGGACGCGACCTATCCGGACCACGGAGCCTGA
- a CDS encoding class I SAM-dependent methyltransferase — MTVPTCRFCRAPLTQDFVDLGLQPLANSYLTQAQLDAGAEKSYPLHTRVCGNCFLVQADDPVAADAIFDDGYAYFSAYSESWVAHAKRYAEAMAKRFSLGPQSLVIEVASNDGYLLQHFKAMGVPVLGIEPTANTAEVAVKERGIPTEVSFFNDATGRDLKARGIAADLMAGNNVLAHVPDIGDFVAGFQHVLTPDGVLTFEFPHLLNLIELVQFDTIYHEHYSYLSLLAVERVLRANGLRPFDVELLPTHGGSLRLFCAHEASSHQETQALKDLRAREQAADLDKLSGYDGFTARVEAVRADFLAFLAKAKAEGKTVAAYGAAAKGNTFLNYAGVGTGDIVAVFDANPHKQDHYMPGSHIPIHAPAKVDEIKPDYLLILPWNLKDEIMGQLAHIKDWGGRFVTASPETKVIS; from the coding sequence ATGACTGTCCCCACCTGCCGCTTCTGCCGCGCGCCTCTCACCCAGGACTTCGTGGACCTGGGCTTGCAGCCGCTCGCCAACAGCTACCTGACCCAGGCCCAGCTCGACGCGGGGGCGGAGAAATCCTACCCCCTGCACACCCGGGTCTGTGGGAACTGCTTCCTGGTTCAGGCCGATGATCCCGTCGCGGCTGACGCTATATTTGACGACGGATACGCCTATTTCTCAGCCTATTCAGAAAGTTGGGTGGCTCACGCCAAGCGCTATGCAGAGGCCATGGCCAAGCGGTTCAGCCTGGGTCCGCAGTCCCTGGTGATCGAGGTGGCCTCCAACGACGGCTACCTGCTGCAGCATTTCAAGGCGATGGGGGTCCCGGTCTTAGGGATCGAGCCCACCGCCAACACCGCCGAGGTCGCGGTGAAGGAACGAGGCATCCCCACCGAGGTCTCGTTCTTCAACGACGCCACCGGCCGTGACCTGAAGGCCCGCGGGATCGCCGCCGACCTGATGGCGGGCAACAACGTCCTGGCCCACGTGCCGGACATCGGCGACTTCGTGGCGGGTTTCCAGCACGTGCTGACGCCGGACGGCGTGCTGACCTTCGAGTTCCCGCACCTGCTGAACCTGATCGAGCTGGTGCAGTTCGACACCATCTATCACGAGCACTACTCCTACCTGTCGCTGCTGGCGGTGGAGCGGGTGCTGCGGGCCAATGGCCTGCGACCCTTCGATGTCGAGCTGCTGCCGACCCACGGCGGGTCCCTGCGACTGTTCTGCGCGCACGAGGCGTCGAGCCACCAGGAGACCCAGGCGCTGAAGGACCTGCGGGCCCGCGAACAGGCCGCCGACCTCGACAAGCTGTCGGGCTATGACGGTTTCACCGCCAGGGTGGAGGCGGTGCGCGCCGACTTCCTGGCCTTCCTCGCTAAGGCAAAAGCCGAGGGCAAGACGGTGGCGGCCTATGGCGCTGCGGCCAAGGGCAACACCTTCCTGAACTATGCGGGCGTGGGGACGGGCGACATCGTCGCGGTGTTCGACGCCAATCCGCACAAGCAGGACCACTACATGCCGGGTAGCCACATCCCGATCCATGCCCCGGCCAAGGTCGACGAGATCAAGCCGGACTACCTGCTGATCCTGCCCTGGAACCTGAAGGACGAGATCATGGGCCAGCTGGCCCACATAAAGGATTGGGGCGGCCGCTTCGTCACCGCCTCGCCGGAGACGAAGGTTATCAGCTGA
- a CDS encoding M23 family metallopeptidase has protein sequence MTFARCATLSAVALLAGCGRGTPAATAPNPKPAPVIAPTIPPPADAPHLALPIACAIGATCEIQNYVDRDPGPAVQDYRCGERTYQAHGGIDFRIPDMAAQRAGVAVLAAAPGTVSRLRDGVEDISVRTAGVDVANKECGNGVVVDHGSGWETQYCHLARGSLVVRAGDQVTTGQPLAKVGLSGNTEYPHLHLTVRHNGVTIDPFAPTPGAACNATTGPASSLWDRATGEVLRYQTGAVLNGGFAAGPVAADAVEAGGIAAPSADSPMMIAYVRAIGLKGGDVQEIVVKGPDGEVLAQSRLPPLDRDKAQYLVYAGKKRPAAGWSKGVYTARYTVLRAGATVLHREYELGV, from the coding sequence ATGACCTTCGCCCGCTGCGCCACCCTCTCCGCCGTCGCTCTGCTGGCCGGCTGCGGCCGCGGAACGCCGGCGGCGACGGCGCCGAACCCCAAGCCTGCGCCTGTCATCGCGCCCACGATCCCGCCGCCCGCCGACGCGCCGCACCTGGCCCTGCCCATCGCCTGCGCGATCGGCGCCACCTGCGAGATTCAGAACTATGTCGACCGCGATCCCGGCCCCGCCGTGCAGGACTACCGCTGCGGTGAGCGCACCTATCAGGCCCATGGCGGCATCGATTTCCGCATCCCCGACATGGCCGCCCAGCGCGCCGGCGTCGCGGTCCTGGCCGCCGCCCCGGGCACGGTGAGCCGGCTGCGGGACGGGGTGGAGGACATCTCCGTGAGGACGGCCGGCGTCGACGTCGCCAACAAGGAGTGCGGCAACGGGGTGGTGGTGGACCATGGGAGCGGCTGGGAGACTCAGTACTGCCACCTGGCCCGCGGCAGCCTCGTCGTGAGGGCCGGCGACCAGGTCACTACCGGCCAGCCCCTGGCCAAGGTCGGCCTGTCGGGGAACACGGAGTACCCGCATCTGCACCTCACCGTGCGCCACAACGGCGTCACCATCGACCCCTTCGCGCCCACGCCGGGCGCGGCTTGCAACGCCACCACGGGTCCCGCCTCCAGCCTGTGGGATCGCGCCACAGGCGAGGTCTTGCGCTACCAGACCGGGGCGGTCCTGAACGGCGGCTTCGCCGCCGGGCCGGTGGCGGCCGATGCTGTGGAGGCTGGCGGCATTGCGGCCCCGTCGGCCGACAGCCCCATGATGATCGCCTATGTGCGCGCGATCGGCCTGAAGGGCGGGGACGTGCAGGAGATCGTCGTCAAAGGGCCGGACGGCGAGGTCCTGGCCCAGTCCCGCCTGCCGCCGCTGGACCGCGACAAGGCCCAGTACCTGGTCTATGCGGGCAAGAAACGTCCCGCCGCGGGCTGGTCAAAGGGCGTCTATACCGCGCGCTATACTGTCCTGCGCGCCGGCGCCACGGTGCTGCATCGGGAGTATGAACTCGGCGTCTAG
- the rfbF gene encoding glucose-1-phosphate cytidylyltransferase, with the protein MKVVILAGGLGTRISEESHLKPKPMIEVGGRPILWHIMKLFSHYGFNEFIICLGYKGYVIKEYFSNYVLHNADFTVDLASGSMEYHATNHEPWKVTLVETGPDTMTGGRLKRVAKYLTPGEPFFFTYGDGVADVDLAALAAFHTSHGKQSTVTAVSPPGRYGALDIVNGAVERFIEKPPGDNGLINGGFFVLQPEVVGRIAGDEIPFESAPLEGLAADGELMAWRHEGFWAAMDTLRDKNQLEALWASGNAPWHVWK; encoded by the coding sequence ATGAAAGTTGTCATCCTGGCCGGCGGGCTCGGCACCCGCATCTCCGAGGAGAGCCACCTCAAGCCCAAGCCGATGATCGAGGTCGGCGGGCGGCCGATCCTCTGGCACATCATGAAGCTGTTCTCCCACTACGGGTTCAACGAGTTCATCATCTGCCTTGGCTACAAGGGCTACGTGATCAAGGAGTACTTCTCCAACTACGTGCTCCACAACGCCGACTTCACCGTCGACCTGGCCAGCGGGTCGATGGAATACCACGCCACCAACCATGAGCCGTGGAAGGTCACCCTGGTGGAGACCGGGCCCGACACCATGACCGGCGGCCGGTTGAAGCGGGTGGCCAAGTACCTGACGCCGGGTGAGCCGTTCTTCTTCACCTATGGCGACGGCGTGGCCGACGTGGACCTCGCGGCCCTGGCCGCCTTCCACACGTCGCACGGCAAGCAGTCGACGGTGACGGCGGTGTCGCCGCCGGGCCGCTACGGCGCCCTGGACATCGTCAATGGCGCGGTGGAGCGCTTCATCGAGAAGCCGCCCGGCGACAATGGCCTGATCAATGGCGGCTTCTTCGTCCTGCAGCCCGAGGTGGTCGGCCGGATAGCGGGTGACGAGATCCCGTTTGAGTCCGCGCCGCTGGAGGGCCTGGCCGCCGACGGCGAGCTGATGGCCTGGCGCCACGAGGGCTTCTGGGCGGCCATGGACACCCTGCGCGACAAGAACCAGCTTGAGGCCCTGTGGGCGTCGGGCAATGCGCCGTGGCACGTCTGGAAATGA
- the rfbG gene encoding CDP-glucose 4,6-dehydratase, with amino-acid sequence MARLEMSRPDPAFWSGKRVLLTGHTGFKGSWAAIWLCAMGTKVTGLSLDPDQTPALFEQAGVGGLIDSRIADLRDPGAVEAALKGAEFDLVLHMAAQPIVRASIEDPIATFSSNILGTAHLLQTLRKQPALKAVLVITSDKVYANAETGRAFTETDALGGKDPYSASKAAAEIVTQSFARSFFDKAQVPVATARGGNVIGGGDYSRDRIVADIVRAGQAQGVTVLRHPEATRPWQHVLDCVAGYLVYLERLATNPATPRAMNFGPRPGGPEVTVGELATSAVKALGAKPWRHEPDPNSLEAQSLGIDASQAKRLLDFESQLDAPVAVEWTMDWYRLQADGGDALTLCRDQISRYEGL; translated from the coding sequence GTGGCACGTCTGGAAATGAGCCGGCCCGATCCCGCCTTCTGGTCGGGCAAGCGCGTCCTGCTGACCGGCCACACCGGTTTCAAAGGCTCGTGGGCGGCGATCTGGCTGTGCGCGATGGGCACCAAGGTCACCGGCCTGTCGCTCGATCCCGACCAGACCCCGGCCCTGTTCGAGCAGGCGGGCGTCGGGGGCCTGATCGATTCGCGCATCGCAGACCTGCGCGATCCGGGGGCGGTGGAGGCGGCGCTCAAGGGCGCCGAGTTCGACCTGGTGCTGCACATGGCGGCTCAGCCGATCGTGCGGGCCTCCATCGAGGACCCGATCGCCACCTTCTCCTCCAACATCCTGGGCACGGCCCACCTGCTGCAGACCCTGCGCAAGCAGCCCGCGCTGAAGGCGGTCCTGGTGATCACGTCGGACAAGGTCTACGCCAATGCCGAGACGGGCCGGGCCTTCACCGAGACTGATGCTCTGGGCGGCAAGGACCCCTATTCGGCGTCAAAGGCGGCGGCCGAGATCGTCACCCAGAGCTTCGCCCGTAGCTTCTTCGACAAGGCCCAAGTGCCGGTGGCCACCGCGCGCGGCGGCAACGTCATCGGCGGCGGCGACTATTCCCGCGACCGCATCGTCGCCGACATCGTCCGCGCCGGTCAGGCGCAAGGGGTGACGGTCCTCCGGCACCCGGAAGCCACACGCCCCTGGCAGCACGTGCTGGACTGCGTGGCGGGCTACCTTGTCTATCTTGAGCGACTGGCCACCAATCCGGCGACGCCACGGGCGATGAACTTCGGGCCGCGTCCGGGTGGGCCCGAAGTCACCGTGGGCGAGCTGGCCACCTCGGCGGTCAAGGCGCTGGGCGCCAAGCCCTGGCGCCACGAACCCGACCCCAATTCCCTGGAAGCCCAGTCGCTTGGCATCGACGCCAGCCAGGCCAAGCGGCTTCTCGACTTCGAGAGCCAGCTGGACGCGCCCGTCGCCGTCGAGTGGACCATGGACTGGTATCGCCTGCAGGCCGACGGCGGCGATGCCCTCACCCTGTGCCGGGACCAGATCTCGCGTTACGAAGGCCTTTGA
- a CDS encoding sulfotransferase domain-containing protein: MPRVDFIIPGVQKAGTTALFDHLGDVPGLALSTVKEVHFFDDESVDWVRPDYRAYEAQFSSAEGAVVGEATPIYLYWPNALERIAAYNPVMRLIVMLRDPVERAWSHWRMETSRGPEREPFGWCIRQGRQRLFESEPWGHHREFSYVERGFYGEQVARLFEHFPREQVLFLKADDLRIDPNTALASICAFLGVPPPPRTEPRAVHVGQDMEGLEPADVSYLRALYARDGARLRDLTGIGF; the protein is encoded by the coding sequence ATGCCGCGCGTCGACTTCATCATCCCGGGCGTTCAGAAGGCCGGCACCACGGCCCTGTTCGACCACCTGGGCGATGTGCCCGGCCTTGCGCTGTCGACCGTCAAGGAGGTCCACTTCTTCGACGATGAGAGCGTCGACTGGGTCCGGCCCGACTACCGCGCCTACGAGGCGCAGTTTTCGTCCGCGGAGGGCGCGGTGGTCGGCGAAGCGACGCCGATCTACCTCTATTGGCCGAACGCCCTGGAGCGCATCGCCGCCTATAATCCGGTCATGCGGCTGATCGTCATGCTGCGCGATCCGGTGGAACGCGCCTGGTCGCACTGGCGGATGGAGACCTCTCGCGGACCCGAGCGCGAGCCTTTCGGCTGGTGCATCCGTCAGGGCCGACAGCGGCTGTTCGAGAGTGAGCCCTGGGGACATCACCGGGAGTTCTCCTACGTCGAACGCGGCTTCTACGGCGAGCAGGTCGCGCGGCTGTTCGAGCACTTCCCGCGCGAGCAGGTCCTGTTCCTCAAGGCAGACGACCTGCGGATTGATCCCAACACCGCTCTCGCGTCCATCTGCGCCTTCCTGGGCGTTCCACCGCCGCCGCGCACCGAGCCCCGCGCCGTCCACGTCGGCCAGGACATGGAAGGCCTGGAGCCCGCCGACGTCAGCTATCTCCGCGCGCTCTACGCTCGGGACGGTGCGCGCCTCAGGGACCTGACCGGGATCGGCTTCTGA
- a CDS encoding glycosyltransferase family 4 protein, whose translation MSNAAIFFHPDGYDTTGVRLMGRHSAGESFLRGFLRHADVERLHLFNASTRSPASLQPLLDRIQPSDRPVTWLDRTSRHRVADPGCLYLPQPTLAPEAWLRRPFGRARYSLCGITHTTATHRATDVLADMMTAPVEAWDALICTSDAVRSGVQVLLEKTREDLHARLGATRFPTPEITTIPLGVNASDFAPSPEQRSAWRARLDIPQDALVALYLGRFHAAGKMNPATMALALEAAAQSTGKPIYWIVAGWSATDETTAIFHRQTQAFCPSIHYRPVDGRAPDTRFSIWSAADFFISFSENVQETFGLTPVEAMAAGLPSVVTDWDGYRDTVRHGLDGFRIPTTAPRPGLGRDLAYHFANDWITYEAYLVAGAQMTGVDHAAAVAAISALVANPDLRRSMGESAARQARDHFDWSAIIPRYQALWAELAARRLAAQPEAPEMARIVDNPRRLDPFEMFATYPTSLLTSETRLRAVSGMSWDLAKSRLTLELGAIGGWALPSLAEAQAILTYLQAHADSAVADIVATFAVPRRGFVERGLLWLVKFGVIELVSPPSVANSTDS comes from the coding sequence ATGAGTAACGCGGCGATCTTCTTCCACCCCGACGGCTACGACACCACCGGGGTACGGCTGATGGGCCGCCACTCCGCCGGCGAGAGTTTTCTGCGCGGCTTTCTGCGCCACGCCGACGTCGAACGGCTCCACCTGTTCAACGCCAGCACCCGAAGCCCGGCCAGCCTGCAGCCTCTGCTGGACCGCATCCAGCCGAGCGACCGCCCCGTCACCTGGCTCGACCGCACCTCCCGCCATCGCGTCGCCGATCCGGGTTGCCTCTACCTTCCGCAACCGACCCTCGCGCCGGAAGCCTGGCTACGCCGGCCCTTCGGCCGAGCCCGCTATAGCCTGTGCGGTATCACCCACACCACCGCGACACACCGCGCCACCGACGTGCTGGCCGACATGATGACCGCCCCGGTGGAAGCCTGGGATGCCCTGATCTGCACCTCCGACGCGGTGCGGTCAGGTGTGCAGGTGCTGCTGGAAAAGACCCGCGAAGATCTACACGCCCGGCTCGGGGCGACTCGCTTCCCGACCCCCGAGATCACCACCATCCCTCTGGGGGTCAACGCGTCGGACTTCGCGCCGTCGCCGGAACAGAGGTCGGCCTGGCGCGCGCGGTTGGACATTCCGCAGGACGCCCTCGTCGCCCTCTATCTCGGCCGCTTCCATGCGGCGGGGAAGATGAACCCCGCCACCATGGCGCTCGCCCTGGAGGCCGCGGCCCAGTCGACCGGCAAGCCCATCTACTGGATCGTCGCCGGCTGGTCGGCCACCGATGAAACGACAGCCATCTTCCACCGTCAGACCCAGGCCTTTTGCCCCAGCATCCACTATCGCCCGGTGGACGGGCGCGCGCCGGACACGCGGTTCTCCATCTGGTCGGCGGCGGACTTCTTCATTTCGTTTTCCGAGAATGTGCAGGAGACCTTTGGCCTGACCCCGGTGGAGGCCATGGCGGCCGGCCTGCCTTCCGTCGTCACCGACTGGGATGGCTATCGCGATACGGTCCGGCACGGTCTGGATGGCTTCCGGATTCCCACCACCGCGCCGCGCCCTGGGCTGGGCCGCGACCTGGCCTATCATTTCGCCAACGACTGGATCACCTACGAGGCTTATCTGGTGGCGGGCGCCCAGATGACCGGCGTGGATCATGCCGCGGCGGTCGCGGCCATCAGCGCCCTGGTGGCAAATCCCGACCTTCGCCGATCGATGGGCGAGTCCGCCGCGCGGCAGGCGCGCGACCACTTCGACTGGTCGGCGATCATCCCGCGCTATCAGGCGCTCTGGGCGGAACTCGCGGCGCGCCGCTTGGCCGCGCAGCCGGAAGCGCCGGAGATGGCCAGGATTGTCGACAATCCGCGCCGCCTCGACCCCTTCGAGATGTTCGCCACCTATCCCACCAGCCTGCTGACCTCGGAGACCAGGTTGCGGGCGGTGTCTGGCATGAGCTGGGACCTGGCCAAGTCGCGGTTGACCCTGGAACTGGGCGCGATCGGCGGCTGGGCGCTGCCGAGCCTGGCCGAGGCGCAGGCTATCCTCACCTACCTTCAGGCTCATGCGGACTCTGCGGTGGCCGACATCGTCGCCACCTTCGCCGTCCCGCGCCGAGGGTTCGTCGAACGGGGCCTGCTTTGGCTGGTGAAGTTCGGCGTGATCGAGCTGGTGTCGCCGCCCTCGGTGGCCAATTCCACCGACTCCTGA